The DNA segment AGAAAACTTAAAGATTTTTTTGTAAAACGATAGTTTAATAAAAAATAAAGAGGATATAAAATAATTGCTGTTTTATGAAAAAAACAAGCCAAAGTAACTAAAAGAATATAAGTAAAAAGTTTTTTTTCAAAGATGTATTTTAAACTTATCCAGAAAATAATAATAGCAATAAAATTTCGAATAATAGTAAAATTATGCCAGTAGTAAAAAGTTGATAGATATATCAAAAAAGATAGTGTAGGGTATCTACTGTAGGATATAAAAAGTTTATAAATAATAAAATTAAATATAAAGCTTAAAAAAAGAAGAAAAAAATTGTAATTTAAACCAAGAAATTTAGAGAAATCTCTAAGTAGAATAAAAAAATACTCATATCCATATGGATTTTGAAAATATGGGAGTTCATAAAAATATTTATAAACATGATAGTCATATCCACCAACATTTATTCTAGTTCCAGTATATATAGATAATAGAAATACTGGCATAATGAGTAAAAATTTTTCGTAAGGGTCCTCAGTAAAAAATATAGTATAAAAAAGAAAGACTCCAAAGATTCCAAGAACAAAAATCATATTTCATCAACTCGTTCTTTTATGATAACTCCAGTTAAAGAAGAAAAAAGAGATAGAATAAAACCAAAAAATAAGATTAAGTATCGTTTATCAATAATTTCTATCGAATCAGCTTTTATTATTAAAGGAAAAGATTTAGCAGGATTTTCTAATAAAGCTTTAAATTTAATTTCTTCGTCTTTAGAGGTAGCATAAAGAAGTTTTTCATTTAAAAAATTTATATTTGTTATAACAATAAAATCTAAAAAGTTATTAACTTCATTTATTGGAAAGTCTTTTAAAATGGATTTGCTGACAACTGTATAAATACCATTTCCTCCATTAAAAGATACTTTTAAAGAATCACTGTTAATTAAGCTTGGAATATATAAACCACCACTTCCAGGAGTTATACTTTCGTAGGTTATAGTCTCATTTATATCAACTTTTGTAATTTTTGTAGCACCTTCAGGCTCGATATAACGAAATAAGGCTTTAGCAGAGTATGTAATTGGACTAGTGAAATAAAAATAAGAAGTGAAAATTAATCCGATGATAAAAATAAAAAAAAATAAATATCTATGTGCATTAATAATTTTAAAAAAATCTTTAGACATTTAAACCTCCAGTATCCTTTTTAATATAATACTGTAAAAAATAAAAAAACCTCTTTACTAAAGAGGTTTTAAAATTAGAATGAATATTTTATTGCTCCAGAATAGAACCAGTGATCTTTGTTTCCATCTCCACCTTTATCTGTATTATCATCTCTCCACTCATAGTTAACTTTAGCTATAAGTTCAATATTTTTAGTAATTTTATAGTGAGTATTAACTCCTAGCATATCTCTTTTAACCTCTTTTTTTGTACCATTTGTAGCAACTCTTTCACCATCAATTCCCCAGAAGAAGAAAGGTACAAGTTTTAGATTTCTAGTTGGTGAGTAATGATATCTAAATCTTAATTGAGTATTATCAACATCATAATCAAATTTATTAACTCCACTTGTATCATCTGATAAAGCAACTGATAAAGCGTGTTTTCTATTGAAAGTATATCTAGTTCCACCTTCTAATCTATGTTTGTAGCCATATTTATCACCATTTTTCCAAGGATCTTTTAATTCAGTGTACGCCACAAATCCTCTAGAATATAAACTCCAATTTTTATTAAATGTATATGTGAATTTAGGATAGAATCTATACTCTTTAGCTGAGTCTAGTCCTTTATCATCATTGTGGAAATCTGTATATTTTAAACCAATTTCAGGTCTAAACATAAGTTTTCCCCAAAGGTACATATTTTCAATGTAGAACTCTGACATTTCTCTAGTTTGCTCTTTCTTTTTAGAAGTTTTACTTTCATTAAAAACTCTATCGGCAAAACCAAACTTAAAAGCAAGTCCTTTGTCTTTATTAGGTTTTAAAGTAAGACTAACATTCCCTTCTCTAAAATTTCTAGAAGCTCCACCCTCTTCATAATCTTTAACTTTAAATCCAACTTCAATATCTCCACCCATTTTATCTAAATTAAAAGCTAAAACAGATGTATTAACTAATAAAAAAGATGAAAGAGCAAAGCAAGATATAACTTTATTATTCATAACCCCTCCAATATGTCAATATTATGTCATAATTATACTATCTTTTTTATTTTATGTCAACTTTGTGTCAAAATAAAAAAAAGACTTGATTTAACAAGTCTTAATTAAAAGGATACCAAAATCCTTTAAGTACATATATTTTTAAATAAATTGATACAACTAGCATTAATCCCATTAATATAAGTGTAATAAAGTCAACTGGAGAGTATTTTTGAGAACTATACCAAGTTCTTTTGCTTTTATGACCAAATCCTCTTAAATCCATTGCATTAGAAACAACTTCTACTCTATTTAATGATGAAAGAACTAGTGGGAATAAAATAGTATTATAATTTTTTAATCTTGTTATAATATTGGCATCTTCTTTTCTAAAAGCAACGCCTCTAGCTTCTTGAGCATGCATTATATTTTTAAATTCATCTCTTACATCTGGAATATATCTAAGAGCTATATTAATTGCATAAGCAACTTTATAAGATACACCAATTTTATTTAAACTACTTGCAAATTTACTAGGATGAGTTGTAAATATAAATAGCATCATTATAGGGAAAATAGCTAAGTACTTCATCGATAAGGTAAGTGCAAACCAGATTGTTTCAGTAGAAAGTGTTATTCCCTTTATCGTTAAAATTGGAGTAGTAGTTCCCGTTAAAGTTGATCCATATTCAGGAGTTATAACTATTAAAAATAAAGAGTTCATAATAGTAAACATAACAATGAATATAAATAAAGGTTTTATTGATTTAAATGGAATTTTAGCAATATGTAATAAACTCATTCCTACAATAAAAAATGTTAAAAACACTCTAAAATCATTAAATAAAAATACCGATGCTGTCCAGACAAGTAGTAATAAAAATTTTACACTTCCATCAATTTTATGTATTGGAGAGTTTTTATCAATATATAAAGTTCCAGCTCTTGACATTATCTTATCCCTCCTTGGTTTTCAAAATTAATGAAAGAGTTCATAAGCATCTCAGGATCTAGGCCCATAATTTCTGCCATTTGAGATAAAGAAGTTTCTTTTAAATTAGACTTCTCCATTAATTCTTTTTCTCCTAAAATAATAGATGGAGAATTATTTGCTATAATTGTTCCATTGCAAAGAACGATAGCTCTATTAGCATATTCAAGAGCTAAGTGCATATCATGAGTTATTAGAATAATTCCAACACCCTTATTAGCAATCTCTTTAATAAAGTTCATAAACTCTTTATATCTTTTATAATCTTGCCCTGCTGTAGGCTCATCTAAAATTAAAACTTCGGGCTCAAGAGCTAAAATAGCAGCTATGGTAAGTCTTTTTTTCTGACCATAACTTAAAGATGTAACAGGCCAATGTCTAAATTCGTGTAAACCACAAATCTCTAAAGCTTTCTCAGCTTTTTCTGTAAAATCTTTAACTCCCCTTATTTTTAAACCAAATTGCACTTCTTCTAAAAGAGTTTCTTGTGTAATCATATGATTTGGATTTTGCATAACAAACCCAATTTTTTCTCCTCTTCTTTTAATACTATTTTTAATAATACTTTTTCCAAGGAAAATAATATCTCCAGAAGACTCTTTTTCAATACCTGTTATAACCTTACAAAGCGTTGATTTACCAGCACCGTTATTTCCTAAAAGAGCAAGAATCTCTCCTCTGTTAACAGAAAAATTAACATCTTTTAAAATTGATTTACTTTCATCATAAGCAAATGAAAGATTTTGAACACTTAAAATATTATCTTTAAATCGTTTTTCTTTTAATTCAATTGAATCACACCAAGTTTTTACTTTTTTTATATTTTCATTAGTTCCAATTTTAGATATAGGATAGATTGAATCTGTTTCTAAGTTTACGCCAGAATATTTTAAAGCTTCAATATAAAGAGGCTCTCTTAATCCATATTGTCTAAATATATCTTTTCTAAATAACTCTTCAGGAGTTTCATTAGCTACAACCTCACCCTTACTTAAAATAATAACTCTATCAAACTCTTGTTCTAAAACATCTTCGATTCTATGTTCAATAACAATAATTGTTTTTCCAGTTTTCTTTTGAATGTCACAAATTAATTTCATAGCATGCTTTCCACTATATGGATCTAAATTAGCTAAAGGTTCATCAAAAAGTAATATCTCAGCAGGACTTCTCATTATTCCAGCTAAGGATACAGATTGTTTTTGTCCACCAGAAAGTTCTTGAGGACTATGATTAATAAAGTTCTCCATTCCAACTTCTTTTAATGCTTTCTCAGTATTTTTAATCATTTCAGATTGAGGTATAAGGTTATTCTCATCAATAAAAGATACATCTTCCCCAACACTTAAACCTATAAATTGACCATCTTGGTCTTGTAAAACTGTTCCAACAAGGTTACTAATCTCAAAAATACTGCTTTCATATGGTTCAATATTTTTAACAGTTAAAGTACCTTTAAATCCACCCTCTTTTGAAAAAGGGACAATACCATTTAAACAACTACCTAAAGTAGATTTACCACTACCACTCGGCCCAGCAATTAGAACTTTTTCACCTTTTTTTATCTCTAAATTAATATTTTTTAAAGTCGGTTCTAATTGATTGATGTATTTAAAAGTAAAATCTTTAAATTCTACTACGTTACTCATCTATACTCCTTCACTTAATTAATCTTCTATTTTTAAATTTGAATATTTTCTTTTTCTAGCAGCAATTCCAAGAATAATAGGAATTCCTAAAGTTGCAGTAACAGCAAAATTAGTTAAAGTTGCTAAAGCAATTTGAATCCAAACTTTTTGAGCTGGTTCACCATAGAAGTAAACATCTCCAACATAAGCAGCTAATCCTGCAAAAATCATTCCTAAAATAGCATAAAGATACATTTTAAATATGTGAACTTTAGTAACATGACCTGTTTCTAAAGAAAAACTTTTGTCTAAGGTAATTAATCCACCAAACAATCCAATAACAGCAGATAAGAAAACCCAACTAAACCAAACACTTCCCCACATAATCATATCATTTAAAGCGTGTCCAACAAAACCTACAAAGAATCCAACTAATGGACCAAAGATGGCACCAAAAATTGTAAGAAGAGCAACAGCTATTCTAAATGATGTATTAGGACCAACAGGAATAGCAACTCCTGAAAGTACACTATAAAGAGCAGCTCCAATACCGATAGCTACTACACTTTTGGTAGAAAATAGTTCAGTTTTTTTTACATAATATCTGAAACCATCTTCTCCAATATACTTTTTTATCATATTTTATCCAACCTTTCTTTTCTAACCTTCCAATCAGGCATATAAAGTGATATAAAATTCCAAAACTCTTTTTGATGATGAGGATATCGTAAATGTGCTATTTCATGAAATGCCACATAATCAATACATTCAATAGGTTTTTTAATAAGTTCAATATTCAATGTAATGACTTTTGTAATAAACCTACAAGATCCCCAACGTCTTTTCATTTTTCGAATTTTAAAATTAGAAAACTTTTCACCTATAAGGTTACTATATTTATTTAAAGATATTTCAAAAATTTTTAAAGCATTTTTCTTATACCAATTATAAATAAGAGTTTCAATATTTTTGCTATTAATCTCTTTATTGGTAAATACTTTAAAAAAACCATCTGTAATTTCAATATTATTATAAGAACTTTTAAAAATTTTCAAAATATAAATTTTACCAAGATACTCTATATTGTCTCCATTTTTATATGATTTGTCAACTGATTTAGTTGAAATTTTTGTAACTTTTTCAAGATTTTTTAAAATCCATTCATTTTTAGATTTTAAAAAAGATTCAATAAAAGTGTTAGGAGTTCTTTTGGGAACAGAAAGAGTAACAGTACCATCAGATTTAACTTTAAGAATAATATTTTTAATATTTTTTTTAGTAATTTGTACATTATATTTCATAAATTCACCTTTAGATATCATATTATAAATATTTTATCACAATAGT comes from the Cetobacterium somerae ATCC BAA-474 genome and includes:
- a CDS encoding energy-coupling factor transporter transmembrane component T family protein, encoding MSRAGTLYIDKNSPIHKIDGSVKFLLLLVWTASVFLFNDFRVFLTFFIVGMSLLHIAKIPFKSIKPLFIFIVMFTIMNSLFLIVITPEYGSTLTGTTTPILTIKGITLSTETIWFALTLSMKYLAIFPIMMLFIFTTHPSKFASSLNKIGVSYKVAYAINIALRYIPDVRDEFKNIMHAQEARGVAFRKEDANIITRLKNYNTILFPLVLSSLNRVEVVSNAMDLRGFGHKSKRTWYSSQKYSPVDFITLILMGLMLVVSIYLKIYVLKGFWYPFN
- a CDS encoding M48 family metallopeptidase, whose translation is MKYNVQITKKNIKNIILKVKSDGTVTLSVPKRTPNTFIESFLKSKNEWILKNLEKVTKISTKSVDKSYKNGDNIEYLGKIYILKIFKSSYNNIEITDGFFKVFTNKEINSKNIETLIYNWYKKNALKIFEISLNKYSNLIGEKFSNFKIRKMKRRWGSCRFITKVITLNIELIKKPIECIDYVAFHEIAHLRYPHHQKEFWNFISLYMPDWKVRKERLDKI
- a CDS encoding ABC transporter ATP-binding protein; this translates as MSNVVEFKDFTFKYINQLEPTLKNINLEIKKGEKVLIAGPSGSGKSTLGSCLNGIVPFSKEGGFKGTLTVKNIEPYESSIFEISNLVGTVLQDQDGQFIGLSVGEDVSFIDENNLIPQSEMIKNTEKALKEVGMENFINHSPQELSGGQKQSVSLAGIMRSPAEILLFDEPLANLDPYSGKHAMKLICDIQKKTGKTIIVIEHRIEDVLEQEFDRVIILSKGEVVANETPEELFRKDIFRQYGLREPLYIEALKYSGVNLETDSIYPISKIGTNENIKKVKTWCDSIELKEKRFKDNILSVQNLSFAYDESKSILKDVNFSVNRGEILALLGNNGAGKSTLCKVITGIEKESSGDIIFLGKSIIKNSIKRRGEKIGFVMQNPNHMITQETLLEEVQFGLKIRGVKDFTEKAEKALEICGLHEFRHWPVTSLSYGQKKRLTIAAILALEPEVLILDEPTAGQDYKRYKEFMNFIKEIANKGVGIILITHDMHLALEYANRAIVLCNGTIIANNSPSIILGEKELMEKSNLKETSLSQMAEIMGLDPEMLMNSFINFENQGGIR
- a CDS encoding EpsG family protein, producing the protein MIFVLGIFGVFLFYTIFFTEDPYEKFLLIMPVFLLSIYTGTRINVGGYDYHVYKYFYELPYFQNPYGYEYFFILLRDFSKFLGLNYNFFLLFLSFIFNFIIYKLFISYSRYPTLSFLIYLSTFYYWHNFTIIRNFIAIIIFWISLKYIFEKKLFTYILLVTLACFFHKTAIILYPLYFLLNYRFTKKSLSFL
- a CDS encoding ECF-type riboflavin transporter substrate-binding protein, coding for MIKKYIGEDGFRYYVKKTELFSTKSVVAIGIGAALYSVLSGVAIPVGPNTSFRIAVALLTIFGAIFGPLVGFFVGFVGHALNDMIMWGSVWFSWVFLSAVIGLFGGLITLDKSFSLETGHVTKVHIFKMYLYAILGMIFAGLAAYVGDVYFYGEPAQKVWIQIALATLTNFAVTATLGIPIILGIAARKRKYSNLKIED